From the Cydia amplana chromosome 8, ilCydAmpl1.1, whole genome shotgun sequence genome, the window cgaaaatacccgatttagaATTTCCACTTTTAACGCCATGGTCGCGTAAATTCTAACTATTTATTTTCGAAATAATTCCGTAGGAATTAATCATGATAATTGCGTAGGAATTTATATACCGTTTTGTTCGTAAGAGCTAAAAACAAATATAGAGATTGGAAATTACATGCGTTCAGTTTGCGGCTTTAGAGTCCAGGGCCAGTTGTCCTGCCTGGTTTGCGCAGTCTGTAAGTGCTTTCACTTGTTCATTGTTGAGTCCCGTAGCTTTCACCTTGACATCGGCGCTCTTAGAATGCTCAGAGCTCTCACTGCTGGATTCTATTCTCTTTGACGTCTTGTTTCCGTGCGCATCGATGTGAGTCTCCTCTTCAAATTCTTCTTCGTAACTTGATTGGAAACTCTCGCTGAACTCCTGTCTTGCCTGGATGGTAACCTTTTCTGTGCTTTGTTTTTGTTGGATCATCTCATCCATGGTCTTCTTCACCAGCTGCTGACCGGCTTGCAGTTGAGACATTGTGGTTTATTGTAATTAAATCTAAAACGAGTGAGAAATGTCTTTGAAAAATTGGAAACTTAAGAGAGTTAAGagtacatttttaatattaagtaAACTTGGGACGCAAAGTACAGTGAGTTTATGAGGAAAGACAGATATTACGCTGctctaatttataaaaataatattttttatgaaataatttaagAGTCAAGTTTTTTATGAGAGCAAAAAAGGAAACATTCAAACAAATGCTTTTTCCCGGTTCCTTTGcgctaaataaattattcagtGAGTAACTACTTGGTGCATTAATGTAAATCAAAAATCCCAGTTTGATAGAAATTGATAGTAGTGGTTGGCGGTAAGCCAAGAGACAAAGGTTGGAGCTCATTTAAAATTACGATGTTGAGGAATTTCTAGGTGGCACAGACTATACTTCGACTGAACCGTACATTCCAGAGCACCAGgttcaataattattaattattgtttattaaatgtaCACGAAAACTATTTACGGTTTTTCTAATCAAAAATTAGGATAagttaaaccttaaagtaaCAAATTTTTGATGCACCAAAATTACCAATTGTATTAAATTGCAAtgaaggattttttttaatattcatagTTGTATGTTAGTTTAATTAGACTACAAATATATAGGGAATAAGATTAATACAGAAGCAAACATTATGACGAACCTGAGACGCACGAGAAAAATAATCCGATTGAGACAGTCCGGTGCACTTTGAAATACTAATGAAAGATTTTTCGGGAGTTGTTTTCACGGCGAAGCTTGCGCGTGGACTGAGTGGCGGGGAGTCGGCGTCGGGCTTTGTTTCCGCGGGAGCTTCTGCGTGGGCGCCGCTCCAGAACGCCGAACCTGCGCTTGCGGCTGCGAGACTTGGCTAAAATAACGCGACATTCGCGACATCTGTCTTGGCAAATTAACTAACTCGGCAATTAATCTCGACATGTGCTGATTCGTTCGTGTTTAATTGCATTCTTATAAGGACATATACATTGATTGGCCTACATTAGATATAAATAACGTCCGGCTAAGTGccactaaattaaattttaacgtGACTATGTTAAAATTGCTTAGTTATATTATATAGAAACATATTTTATGACGGCTACCAGGTGTGATACTTCAAAATTACAGTGTTAAAACAGTCATCCCGAAATAGCGTTATGCGTCAACAGAAGAGAAGTCATGACAGGATGAATCTTCGAGACGGGGGCGATAAACGTGATAAACATGACTGCAACGTTATGAATAACTATTGCCAAAGTTCCCCGTGACTAAGAGACGGAGGGATAGCCACGGCATGCCTTGATTTCGAGAAAATTAAGGTATTCTAGGCGACCTTCTGCGTTGTTTATCCCGTTGTTTGCTTTGATAGCTGTTCGGTAACGCCGAAAAtaaattcacatctattagtcATGATGGTTAGAATGTCTTTATCCGTGACTAATCaatatatacaaatatgtacatacaaataTAATACCTTTCCTTTTGCATCTGCCATAAATACATTTGTGCCATCTATAAAGACGACCCACTGTTCTTCCTAATCGCTTATAGTACAAGTGTGCAACCTTCTGTGTATGTAAACAATAATTAACTAGGTATGTGTGCTAATATTAAAGCTTTAATCCCTAATAggtagtatttaaaaaaaaattaggaagCATTGTAATATAACAGATGCCCAAAACCTACAAACTTACATCGGTAGATgaatacgagtaaataattaaaatatttatgctGACGACATTTATAATTTTCTGCCCAACTACGATAGACCCCGTTTATCAGTCCCGCCAATTATTTCGTCCAAAATCTTGATGTTTCTCTACGAGTAAATACACCTTAACCGAGGccaagtaagtacatatatttaagtagACTGTTAAATAATTCCCGAGTTAAAGAAGCACTCTTGATAAATGTCGTATTATCATGAATCTCTACCTTTTAGGGCACGTCCTTTTTTTGGACTTCTTAtgccaaaattaaataaatacagacaTCCACAGATTATTTTAACTTCACCATTATCCTGTTATCTTAATGATTTTCTTctttttcaataaaatttaaataaataaatagttttgagGTTGAAGGatggttttttttacatttattaatttgtaaattGTTATTGGTGTACGAGTTACTGttatattatgaaaaaaaaaaaacaacgggttgcactcagggagtgccggcagaagtgaaaactcaatgactagtgcaaaatgcactatgtataattgaggttaacgccatctagcgttagcgttaattacttgaaacccctaagaaCATCACTGTTAGTAGGTACTCGAATTaaattaataccagttagagcgaaactcactagatggcattaaatcaataaagaaatacTCAATGGCACCttacagtttttcatgtaatgtcattgagtttttctttattgatttaaatgccatctaaatgagtggccatctaaatcttacggtcacgtgatcgtcttacgctgtctcgagtttaacgttttttccccacctcaaaaagtgcacagcgccgctaaagaagtcttCACTTCAACAGTACCGCATAGTTTTTGGTACCGAATTGCCTATGTCTTTAAGTTATAGTTTGCCATGCGTGTCGAGGCGGTATTTATTGGAGTGTAACAAATTGTCGCAAATACTAGAATATTTTATTggcatttataattttaacaatCAATTTAATCTCAAATATCAATTCATCGTCATCACTTCATTCAATCATCTTTAATGTCGTCAATGTGGGGCAAGACGGGGTGCGAGCCGGGACAGAACACTCGttatcagtacggctaccatcagtttggcactgacgtaaacgccgtcgagaacgtaatttactttgtatacatctcgctcgtactcgcatattagtgcaaatgagatgtatagaaagtaaattacgttctcgatagcgtatatgtcagttttgacactgtcagtgactcattgtACGGGCTCAGATGATGCCCCATTAGTTGTCATATGTACTTACAAAGAAAACGACTACCTGCTATTCACATTTAATAAGTAAATTAtttgtttctttatattttctgtcttttacctataattttaaaatttataatcaCCTTATACAGATAATTACGgcgtgtagccgccgtgcaggtcaggagctcgacgactcaaataaaaagcttcaattcttagtgaactgatataattttccaacgtactggtttacaagggttcttgccaaaacggttaaatgtagaagtggtgtagttATTGTTTGAAGGCTggtgagagagtgatttgcaatatttgatcagtacaaaaggtggtttaaatttaggtgcctctaattggccgcgatacaaggTATGTGGAGCgcccctattggtgcttaagaaaaagcttccgaatactagccgatcccgacggccgcgtttagctactgcattaggaatataggtattgagattttttacaaatataaaggttgcgttcgcaaaaCGGCGAAATGTCAAATGCAGAGCTCGCTTACttgaatattaataatttagcCTCAGGCCTCTTCACTTCAGGGATTACGATATGTCGGATTTCAACAGCTATGAGAGCAAATTAATTGATATCTACTTACAGAATAAATTACCTGAAGCGACTGTTAACGCTGGATATGTTATGTAATAAAATTACTCatagacatatataggtaattaggtatatattttttacccaCTGCAAACTGGGTAAAAACTGCGTGTGTAATGAGTTCCTTACCTAAAGTTCAGTCTTGGGTATAATGAGACTGGATATAATGCAAAATATTCGGCCCACTTTTTTaccatttgacgaccggtctggcttaTTGGGTAGTGACTctacctgtgaagccgatggtcctgggttcgaatcccggtaagggcatttatttgtgcgatgaacacagatatttgttcctgagttatgggtgttttctatgaatATAAgaaagtatttatctatataagtatgtatatcgccgCCTAGCACcaatagtacaagctttgcttcgTTTggagctaggttgatctgtgtaagatgtcccctaatatttctatttatttacctaattaTTTCATAAAGTTTCAGCACAGCTATTTGATTACGTGGAACTGACAACATCAATTTCTTCAAATAGTGTCCACCATACAATTTCATATGTACAACAATAAAAGTGATaggtatttttgattttttaggtttagttatcttaattaaagttaattttagttttatattcattttataacacttattatacaataaatgagTTTGATTGTACTTAGGGCATACTGTAAATTCCTGGAcgggccacttagaaaaaataagtcgtCTCATATATCAAAATCCAGAAACCTTCAGTATGCCCCACGTATATAAAAATGATGCTAATAAAGTATACAAAGGCCAACCGGGTTAATTGCAAATATGGGTTTATTGCATCTATTTCTCGAATACGTTTAGTCGGAACGTCTTCTATGTTACGTTTTATTCTCCAAGTAGcacagtagggctaagatggtcggttttttatcataTGTCATCAtg encodes:
- the LOC134650026 gene encoding uncharacterized protein LOC134650026, which encodes MSQLQAGQQLVKKTMDEMIQQKQSTEKVTIQARQEFSESFQSSYEEEFEEETHIDAHGNKTSKRIESSSESSEHSKSADVKVKATGLNNEQVKALTDCANQAGQLALDSKAAN